From one Triticum urartu cultivar G1812 chromosome 3, Tu2.1, whole genome shotgun sequence genomic stretch:
- the LOC125547007 gene encoding crossover junction endonuclease MUS81-like, which produces MLGQQSFSAMGSAEKSLLAMPPHQSNESFQKVYEVVLILDDRDTFGPRSRRKVVDNIRSQFNIPVEIKHLPVGDALWISRHKELDTEYVLDFIVERKNVDDLLGSIKDNRYKDQKLRLKKCGLRKLIYLVEGDVNTVDGSESVKTACFTTEVLEGFDVQRTTGYADTEKKYGHFTRSIIDYYSRNFSAGADSSRVCLTYDEFVKRCSDLEKVTMSDIFALQLMQVPQVTEEAALAVTSLYPTLPSLAKAYTMLVSPLFLSTYTMFFTYRTYTMFFTYTTYTILLTHWNRCDQHAQEEMLKNKSDMVNAGASKNIFKLIWVEG; this is translated from the exons ATGCTTGGACAGCAATCGTTCAGTGCAATG GGTTCTGCTGAAAAGTCTTTACTAGCTATGCCACCTCATCAATCTAATGAAAGTTTTCAGAAAGTTTATGAAGTGGTGCTGATATTGGATGATCGAGATACTTTCGG GCCCCGTTCCAGAAGAAAAGTTGTTGATAATATACGCTCGCAGTTTAATATTCCTGTAGAG ATTAAACACttgcctgttggagatgctctttgGATTTCTCGCCATAAAGAACTTGACACGGAGTATGTTCTTGATTTCATTGTTGAAAGGAAAAATGTGGATGATTTACTTGGCTCAATTAAAGACAATAGATACAAAGATCAAAAACTAAGACTGAAG AAATGTGGGCTAAGGAAGCTAATATATCTAGTTGAAGGAGATGTAAACACTGTAGATGGATCTGAGAGCGTTAAAACAGC CTGCTTCACTACTGAGGTTCTTGAAGGATTTGATGTCCAAAGAACAACTGGGTATGCTGATACCGAAAAGAAATATGGCCACTTCACACGCTCGATAATTGACTACTACAGCAGAAACTTCTCTGCTGGTGCTGACAGCTCTCGAGTTTGCCTGACTTACGATGAGTTTGTGAAAAGGTGTTCTGACCTTGAGAAGGTCACTATGAGCGACATATTCGCCCTTCAGCTTATGCAG GTGCCACAAGTGACAGAAGAAGCTGCTCTTGCTGTCACGAGTCTCTACCCCACTCTTCCCTCACTTGCTAAGGCGTACACCATGCTTGTGAGTCCTCTTTTCCTTTCAACTTATACAATGTTCTTTACATATAGAACTTATACAATGTTCTTCACATATACAACTTATACAATCTTACTTACGCATTGGAACAGATGTGACCA GCATGCCCAGGAGGAGATGCTGAAGAACAAGAGCGACATGGTCAACGCAGGGGCTAGCAAGAACATCTTCAAGCTCATCTGGGTGGAAGGATGA